The Candidatus Binatia bacterium genome includes a window with the following:
- a CDS encoding HAD family phosphatase — protein sequence MAAFFLVNSAAMPAPAPVDLSSVRAAVFDYGGVLIDGGPREVVAFGDRVGLHEDVWKPLRRRFFGNDGIWADLERGEVAFSDFTAALMLAVTEAGGTITADQAASFMGSSDPMGHRARLRPAMLDAVRRLRTLIPTALLTNNVREWREGWEAVLEPRALFDLVIDSSEVGARKPETRIYEITREKLGVAHDEIFFLDDIGQNLKAARVLGWQTVLFTETDDALATLEALIAAQQRRLGSEAAPRLRETSDSAA from the coding sequence TTGGCAGCCTTTTTTCTGGTCAACTCCGCGGCCATGCCTGCCCCGGCGCCCGTGGATCTTTCCAGCGTTCGCGCCGCCGTTTTCGATTACGGCGGCGTGCTGATCGACGGAGGCCCGCGCGAAGTCGTCGCGTTCGGCGACCGGGTGGGTCTGCACGAAGACGTGTGGAAACCGCTGCGCCGGCGCTTCTTCGGCAATGACGGCATCTGGGCCGACCTCGAGCGCGGCGAGGTCGCGTTCAGCGACTTCACCGCCGCGTTGATGCTTGCGGTGACGGAGGCCGGCGGCACGATCACCGCCGACCAGGCCGCCTCGTTCATGGGAAGCTCCGATCCGATGGGTCACCGCGCGCGGCTGCGACCTGCAATGCTCGATGCCGTACGCCGCCTTCGCACGCTGATCCCGACTGCGCTGCTGACCAACAACGTGCGCGAATGGCGCGAGGGTTGGGAGGCCGTGCTCGAGCCGCGCGCACTGTTCGATCTCGTGATCGACTCGAGCGAGGTCGGCGCGCGCAAACCCGAAACGCGCATCTACGAGATCACCCGCGAAAAACTCGGAGTCGCCCACGACGAAATCTTCTTCCTCGACGACATCGGCCAGAATCTGAAGGCCGCGCGCGTGCTCGGATGGCAGACGGTGCTGTTCACCGAGACCGACGACGCGCTGGCGACGCTCGAAGCGCTGATCGCTGCGCAGCAGCGCCGCCTCGGCAGCGAGGCCGCGCCGCGCCTTCGCGAAACATCGGACAGCGCCGCGTAA
- a CDS encoding carboxyl transferase domain-containing protein, translated as MRKLASQVRTTSPEFLENKARMQALSADLKQRLEVARRGGSQSARDLHTSRGKLLPRERVERLLDPGSPFLELSPLAAGGLYDGQAPGAGIVTGIGSIHGRQCVIVANDATVKGGTYFPMTVKKHVRAQEIALENRLPCVYLVDSGGAFLPMQDDVFPDRDHFGRIFYNQANMSALGIPQVAVVMGSCTAGGAYVPAMSDETIIVREQGTIFLAGPPLVKAATGEEVTAEDLGGGALHTGTSGVSDHLARDDADAIRIAREIFESLPKSRPCPLETTTPEEPAYDPAEIYGIVNPENRRPYDVREVIARIVDGSRFHEFKARYGTTVVCGFARLHGYPVGIVANNGVLFSESALKATHFIEMCSQRRIPLVFLQNITGFIVGREYEARGIAKDGAKMVTAVATTKVPKFTVLIGASNGAGNYGMCGRAYSPRLLLMWPNSRISVMGGEQAASVLLQVKLAQYEKEGRVMSEAEQAEFKRPVLEKYDREGSPYYSTARIWDDGVIDPLDTRASLALGLAASFNREVEETSFGIFRM; from the coding sequence GTGCGCAAGCTCGCGAGCCAGGTCCGCACCACGTCGCCCGAGTTCCTCGAGAACAAGGCGCGCATGCAGGCATTGTCGGCCGACCTGAAACAGCGCCTGGAGGTCGCGCGCCGCGGAGGATCGCAATCGGCCCGCGACCTTCATACCAGCCGCGGCAAGCTGCTCCCGCGCGAGCGCGTCGAAAGGCTGCTCGACCCCGGCTCTCCGTTTCTCGAATTGTCTCCACTGGCCGCCGGCGGTCTCTATGACGGCCAGGCGCCCGGCGCCGGAATCGTCACCGGCATCGGCAGCATCCACGGACGCCAGTGCGTCATCGTCGCCAACGACGCGACCGTCAAGGGCGGCACGTACTTTCCGATGACGGTCAAGAAGCACGTGCGCGCCCAGGAGATCGCGCTCGAAAACCGCCTGCCGTGCGTGTACCTCGTCGATTCCGGCGGCGCATTCCTGCCGATGCAGGACGACGTCTTCCCCGACCGCGACCACTTCGGTCGCATCTTCTACAACCAGGCGAACATGTCGGCGCTCGGCATTCCGCAGGTCGCCGTCGTGATGGGCTCGTGCACGGCCGGCGGCGCGTACGTACCGGCGATGTCGGACGAAACGATCATCGTGCGCGAGCAGGGAACCATTTTCCTCGCCGGACCGCCGCTGGTCAAAGCCGCGACCGGCGAAGAAGTGACTGCCGAAGATCTCGGCGGCGGCGCGCTGCACACCGGCACTTCCGGCGTTTCCGATCACCTCGCCAGAGACGATGCCGACGCCATCCGCATTGCCCGCGAGATCTTCGAGAGCCTGCCGAAATCCCGTCCCTGCCCGCTGGAGACCACGACGCCCGAGGAGCCGGCCTACGATCCGGCCGAGATCTACGGCATCGTCAACCCCGAAAATCGCCGGCCTTACGACGTGCGCGAAGTGATCGCGCGCATCGTCGACGGCAGCCGCTTCCACGAATTCAAGGCACGCTACGGCACGACCGTCGTCTGCGGATTCGCGCGCCTGCACGGCTACCCGGTCGGCATCGTCGCGAACAACGGCGTGCTGTTCTCGGAGTCGGCGCTGAAGGCGACGCACTTCATCGAGATGTGCTCGCAGCGCCGCATCCCGCTGGTGTTCCTGCAGAACATTACCGGCTTCATCGTCGGCCGCGAGTACGAAGCGCGAGGCATCGCCAAGGACGGAGCCAAGATGGTGACCGCCGTCGCGACGACGAAGGTCCCCAAGTTCACCGTGCTGATCGGCGCCTCCAACGGCGCCGGCAACTACGGCATGTGCGGACGCGCCTACAGTCCGCGCCTGCTGCTGATGTGGCCGAACTCGCGCATTTCGGTGATGGGCGGCGAACAGGCGGCCTCGGTGCTGCTGCAGGTCAAGCTTGCGCAGTACGAAAAGGAAGGCCGCGTGATGAGCGAAGCCGAGCAGGCCGAGTTCAAGCGCCCCGTGCTCGAAAAATACGATCGCGAGGGAAGCCCGTACTACAGCACGGCACGCATCTGGGACGACGGCGTGATCGATCCGCTGGACACTCGCGCGAGCCTGGCACTGGGTCTTGCCGCGTCGTTCAACCGTGAGGTCGAGGAAACCTCGTTCGGAATTTTCCGGATGTGA